Part of the Coregonus clupeaformis isolate EN_2021a chromosome 31, ASM2061545v1, whole genome shotgun sequence genome, aatcatatgagcaaaacatatttacctttatctgggatgctaaaccagacaagataaagcgtgcctatctatataatgaatatgaactgggTGGGCTGAGATTATTACATCTAAAAGCACTAAACCTCTCTCTAAAAGCTTCACTTATCCAAAAGTTTTACTTGAACCCTaaatggttctcaagtagatttctaagaaaagctcatccattgtttaaaaattgcctttttgcagattgccatgtctcattttcgcttaattgaaaatgaaacttTTTTTCAAGCAAGCATTGCAGAGCTGgctacaatttcaatttcatccccctgaaaagatagaacaaatattacaacaaatattatggctggactcaaatgtgctggttgataaaatacctgtatttatggaaaatatgtttgaaaagggtatttaaaaataaataaatgatattgtaaattggaatggtagagttatgtctttcatggagttatcagaattgtatgggaaggtctgcttACAACCAATTCATTACAGCACTACCCCAAACatggaggaggcaggtggcagtgggaggaggtagggaactggtctgtctgcccaatataaaggatccaAACTGGCAGAGGAAtaaaaatagcataaataggaaagtataccagtttcatttgaggaccaggatgttgacagctgtgccatacagattgcaaaatagttgggaagagattttttatgtaccgattccatggtacagggtgtatgagttgatatataaaacAACGCAATATTCAAGACTTCGTGCTTTTCAGCAAAACATTTTGTacagaattcttgccaccaacaaaatgttgaatatttggggcatacaatcATCGCAGCTCTGCAGATTGTGTTGcgaggatacagaatcaatagaccatttgttttggtattgccctcaggtagcctgtttctggtctcaggttcaggaatggctgaaaatgcATCACATTGATCTAAAATTGACCCTAGAAATAGTATtgttgggagatctggagagaccgggtcagtcaattactaatatactaatactcttagtaaaagtatttatcttcaactcgcaatctgtggattctattcgattagatagattcaaattgtatgttaaacatcacagcgtagttgaaagatatatggcgtgtagaaatccgaagagggtggccagcagagaCAGGTGGGATGGGCTTAGGGAAGCGGGGGGTTTCTCTCGGATGattgaggggcagctcttggggaactgtgggggggatcttggagggctggtggcctggcggttgagagcttgggccggtggctgaTGTGTCGCTGGTTCAGGTCCCCGTTTTTGACCTTatgggagatctgtcgacgtgcccttgagcagggtgttgaccctggttgcttctgtggatcgctctggatgggagtctgtcagatgactaatgtgatgtagatgttgagctgcttcactgcaagtagattgtatgttttaaatattcaataatttgtataattttttaaaaacGTATGTTAGCTTGTACATAGCTAAACAGGTTGGATTTTCTAACATTTAATGGCATGTTAACTGATTAATATGTCCTGCTTAGGGATCCTTGAAAACCAATCAATTATTTTATTATCCATTTGCAGGCCCTCAGGTACTCCTACTTCTACGTGGGTCAGGCGTTGGGCACTCCTCAGCAGATCCTGGAGCAGGGCAGGCCTCAGCCAGGTCCCCTACCTCCACAGCCACCACTACCATCACAGCAGCCTCTGCAGCAGCTACAACCACTGCTGCTGCTCAAACCAGTGCCCCCTCCCCAGCCAGCGCCCCCAAATCAACATTTCACCTCGTCCAGGCCCCTGCAACAGATCcatccagccccagtctcagcccccaCCCCAGTTCCATCGTACCAGAGGCACTCAAAGCTGTTGCGAGAGCAGCCCAACCTCATGGTGAAGCAGGAGGAGACTGAGACCACCCCACAGAACCGCTTACCTTACGTTGTTGACAAGAGCTTGCAGTGCCAGGTGAGTTTGCAGTCACCAACTCAGCTACTTGAGCACGACAAGCATTCATCAGTGTAATGTCATTAGATGTTAGAATACCTTGTTAAATGAATACAACATTAAATGGCTAGGAATGGAAAGTTGATGAATTCTTCAGAAATGTAATTGTTGTTTCTCTCCCCATAGAGATTGTTAATAcaacattttcttttttttaacagTTGACCCAGGAGGCTGAGAATGCCAACTTCTTAAGCTATCAGATGAAATCTAAGGGTGGAGGACGCCGGCGATGGGGCCACGGCACAGGCCTCCTAAAGGGTGACGAGTGGGATGACTTTGAGGACACGGAGCTGACCTCACTAAGTGTTCTGGGCAAAACAAAAATTCCTACTGAAAAACGAAGAGAGTGAGACTGTCTCCCTGAGTTATCCCAGTGACCTGAGTTATCAGTTTGATATTTTCAGATAAAGGGCTTTATGTATTTCTGTTATGCCTTTCAGGTACGGGAATGTTTTGGATTTTAGCAGCCCGAAAGTTAAGGGGCAGATGACAACAGGTGATGATGCACCTTTGAATCTGAACAAGGCCATGTCCTACCAGGAGCCTTCGAGGACAGCCTCTGCCAAACAGTATTACTTGAAGCAGTCAAGATATCTACCAGGtagaaaatacaaaaacattacCTTCCTTCCAAATGGATATTTTGAATAAGGCACTTCTAGTTACTGACAATGTATATGATAAAATGGGGTCACTCGTTAATTGGCATTGAGCCTTCTTTATCAGTAAACGTTGAACTTGATGTATCTGCCATTTGTCTACCAAATCAGAGGCATAAGCATATGTACATGCTCTGATATATAATGCCTAATGGTTTTTAAAAATGGGTGAAACCACATATTCTTTTCAGCCCGATTATCAATGATCATCATCTTAGGAGTGGCTAATCATGATGATGTAGTCTTGTTGAACCAGAAGGGGCAGCTTGTTGCAATGGAAATTACGTTGCAAACTCTACTTCCTAATCTATCCTATCTCACCCTGCAGGTTTAAATACTAAAAAGAATATGCCAATAAATTCCAACTACAGTGAAAGCAACCTCTGGGGCAGCAGAATTCCTGTTGGAGGGACACTTCCTAACCGAGGCACTCATGGTAATGATTAGTGTTGGGACCGATGTCCTGCCTGTTTATCACCTGTCACCCTACAACACGAGTGAGAGGGCTGTGTAGTATAAGCTAAGGTGATCTGTGGTGTGTGTTAACAGTATTAAATGTAACGTACATTTCCTGTTATCTTTGATGGCCCAATCACAGGTTCAAAAACTCTTCCAAGTGGATATGTACCGAACTATTACAAAAAAGAGGTTGGCTCTGCCGGCCAAAGAGTGCAACTCGCACCTATAGGGGACTCGACAGCATCAAGTGAGTGATCTTTGTAGTCTCGATGCACAGTTGTCAATCCAGGCTAGGTGCTGTGTAGTAATGTAATTCTATTATAAAGTAATAATGTTTCTTGTCTCTGCTGTTACAGATTACGCAACCTGGAGGTCATCTAGCAGAAATCAGATGGGTGCCTCATCCTATGTGCCGTCGCCCACCAAGACTACGCCAGGCCTACGGTCTCGCCCCCCAGTACAGGCCATCCATGGGCGCACAGACTGGTCTGCCAAATATGGACACCGCTAGTGGCCTCTTTGGGACACTTGTGTTATGGCCTGGCACAAATGACAGTACTTCAGATTTGTCTTTTCCCTATAAAAGGAAAAACTTATGTTTTCATATCAAAGTATGTACATATTATACAGCAATAACCTTGGTTTTGTATTAATCTGTGTATATATTGTTAAATGTGCAACTttttcagtgtatgtgtgttataTGGATAAATGCACTCATGACAGTGGTGTCATCACATTTTGTTCAGTGACAAATTCCATACTATTTATTTTTTGGGTTTATTGCATAGCATAACTTTTTCACACTTTTTTCATGTGTTCCATAGATTTTGTAAAATGTCCCCATGGTGTTTAAATTTGCATTTTCAATTACCAATCCAGTCATTTTATATTGCAAATCACTGTGATAGTTTGGCCAACACTGTTTTTCTGTTGCcaatttgttttttgtttatttttcttGGTGCTGTCTTTCATGAGATTCTGGAATAGAGGAAACACTTGTATCTtgtgcatttaaaaaaaatatgtattcattgttccttgattttttttctctaaAACAAGAACTCAGTGCTTTATTTCAAGCAGAATTGACATTCGtgttataatatgccatttagcagactcttttatccaaagcgacttacagtcatgtgtgcgtaCATTTATGtgtagtcccggggatcgaacccactaccttggcgttacaagcgccatgctctaccagctgagctacagaggatctttCTTTGTAATTAATTATGTGGCTTAACTGTATGTTGACTTGGTTCATCTGCTGGGCcaatttgtaaaaacatgtaaatttgtaaaaacatgtaaAACTGCCAGTTACCAAATGCCATTGCTAACATTTGATTTATGTGGTATTGTAATGAccatttttattttctttacaACTGTAAAGTTGGACAAGCTGTAATGGTCATGTCTTTGACATCAATTCTGTTTTGGTTTATAATCAATAAAGTCATTGGTGTGTATATAGTCTGATTTAGTGAATTGCTTTAATTTGGTAATCAAACAATGACTTGATTAATGTATCCTATATATGCTCTGGCCTGGGATTATCTAGGAGACTGTGCTTTGCTCTTTTCAATTGAACAAGACAGTGAAGAGAACAGAGGACCTTGACATAAATCCTTGACATAAATGCTAAAGTGAAGTTAAATcactttaatattttttttacaaaagaaGGCAGACTGCCACGTGCAGTGCCTCATTTGGATGTGTCTGAAGTCTTGGAGCTTGACTTCCCTACGTTTCTCCTACAAATGGGCCTTGAGCTTGTTTGGAGGTTCTAGCAGGGAGTGCAGCTACGCGTATACCAACGATGCTCGTCCGGGAAACTCGTCCTCTTCCACCGAGCGCGGGGCTTCGGGAGGGACGCACATGGAGCGGTGAGGGAGGAAGGGGACACCCGCCTAGCCAGCCAGATCAGCCGAATCAACCCTAGCGATCAATGGGGTGACAGATGTCGCAGCCAGATCGCCCTCACATCCGAAAGGAGCAGAGTGGCTCGTCGGTTTATATACCAAAAAGGAACCATACAATTTGCAGTTAcggtttgtatttttatttttgggggttcATATTTTAGAATATTGTGTGCTATGACATCTCCTGTAAGACGGAAATAGTCAGAGAAGATGTGATTTGTCTTCTAATATGTTTTTTTCACAATATATTTGTTATATTACCCATGATGCCTCGCAGACATGCAAATCTCCAGTCCTTCAATTGGCCACAACTCAATTCTCATGTTGGTCATATGACACAGTGCTTGAGGTTCAAGCTTTTAGTAACTTCGGGAGGGTACATTTTTTCGGTCTTTACACACGTAAAAGGTGCATACTTCTCTCTCGACATACAAGGTCAGTATTATTTCGTAGAATTATCTTGAAATTATAGGTTGATAACTACATAGACAATCGTATGTTTTGTACGCTTTTGTTTTTCAGCTTTATTTTCATGTATGTTTCAGTGTTCTAGTTTCAGAGTAGTCTGTTCACAATGTACCATCATTTATTTGACAGGCATGCATGTACCAAATCTTATGCAATTCATCAAACACAACATTGCTGCATTTGCACACACATGAAAGCGTAATTGAATGAGGTTGTTTCCTTCCTACAGTAAACTAAATGTTC contains:
- the LOC121547144 gene encoding serine/threonine-protein kinase ICK, translating into MNRYTTLRQLGDGTYGSVILGRCLESGELVAIKKMKRKFYSWEECMNLREVISLKKLNHANVVKLKEVIRENDHLYFVFEYMKENLYQLMKDRSRLFPESAVRNIMFQILQGLAFIHKHGFFHRDMKPENLLCMGPELVKIADFGLAREIRSRPPYTDYVSTRWYRAPEVLLRSTSYSSPIDQWAVGCIMAELYTLRPLFPGSSEVDTIFKICQVLGTPMKNDWLEGFQLSAAMNFRWPQCVPSNVRSLIPNASPEAIQLMRDLLQWDPKKRPASAQALRYSYFYVGQALGTPQQILEQGRPQPGPLPPQPPLPSQQPLQQLQPLLLLKPVPPPQPAPPNQHFTSSRPLQQIHPAPVSAPTPVPSYQRHSKLLREQPNLMVKQEETETTPQNRLPYVVDKSLQCQLTQEAENANFLSYQMKSKGGGRRRWGHGTGLLKGDEWDDFEDTELTSLSVLGKTKIPTEKRREYGNVLDFSSPKVKGQMTTGDDAPLNLNKAMSYQEPSRTASAKQYYLKQSRYLPGLNTKKNMPINSNYSESNLWGSRIPVGGTLPNRGTHGSKTLPSGYVPNYYKKEVGSAGQRVQLAPIGDSTASNYATWRSSSRNQMGASSYVPSPTKTTPGLRSRPPVQAIHGRTDWSAKYGHR